Proteins found in one Pectobacterium atrosepticum genomic segment:
- a CDS encoding MFS transporter, which produces MSAYSRPVLLLLCGLLLLTVCIAVLNTLVPLWLSYQSLPVWQVGLVGSSYFGGNLVGTLLAGKLIKLYGFNRSYYFAALLFGIAIVGLGISADIGSWLFWRFLAGIGCALIWVVVESALLCSGTSTQRGQLLAAYMIAYYLGSVIGQLLLGVLPTSLLSVLPWMVALVTLAVLPLLCTHLPTPPEQHEKHVNMWKMLRYRSARLGIHGCIISGAILGSLYGLMPLYLSHQGMNDAQVGYWMALLISSGIVGQWPVGRMADRYGRLLVLRVLVFVVIIGCVAMLSISHYAMAPSLFLLGCAGFTLYPVAMSWACEKVRPEELVAMNQALLLSYTLGSLCGPSVAAVLMQNYSDRLLFVLIAAVAMIYLMILLRKADHHPTPLAAA; this is translated from the coding sequence ATGTCTGCTTATTCCCGCCCAGTGCTGTTATTGCTCTGTGGACTTCTGCTGCTGACGGTTTGTATTGCAGTATTAAATACGTTGGTCCCACTTTGGCTAAGTTATCAGTCTCTTCCTGTCTGGCAGGTTGGCCTCGTTGGTTCTTCCTATTTCGGTGGCAATCTGGTTGGAACGCTATTAGCCGGTAAATTAATCAAACTTTATGGTTTCAACCGCAGCTATTATTTTGCGGCTTTATTATTTGGCATCGCGATCGTTGGCCTCGGTATTTCTGCGGATATCGGCAGTTGGTTATTCTGGCGCTTCTTGGCAGGGATAGGTTGCGCATTGATCTGGGTTGTGGTTGAAAGCGCCTTGTTATGTAGTGGAACGTCGACGCAGAGAGGACAACTGCTGGCTGCTTATATGATTGCCTATTACCTCGGTAGCGTGATTGGACAGCTATTGCTTGGCGTGTTGCCTACATCATTATTGAGCGTGCTGCCGTGGATGGTCGCGTTAGTTACTTTGGCTGTATTACCTCTGTTGTGTACTCATCTTCCTACTCCGCCCGAACAGCACGAAAAGCATGTCAATATGTGGAAAATGCTGAGGTATCGCAGTGCGCGTCTAGGAATACACGGCTGTATTATTTCCGGCGCAATTTTAGGATCGCTGTATGGCCTGATGCCGCTGTACCTCTCCCATCAAGGAATGAATGATGCGCAGGTTGGGTACTGGATGGCGCTGCTGATTAGCTCAGGTATTGTCGGGCAATGGCCTGTTGGGCGTATGGCTGACCGCTATGGTCGGTTGTTGGTTCTTCGGGTGTTAGTCTTTGTGGTGATTATTGGCTGTGTTGCCATGCTAAGCATTAGTCACTATGCCATGGCACCGTCGCTATTTTTATTGGGATGCGCAGGGTTTACGCTATACCCGGTCGCTATGTCGTGGGCATGTGAGAAGGTGCGTCCTGAAGAGTTGGTGGCGATGAATCAGGCGTTACTCCTTAGCTACACGCTTGGCAGTCTTTGCGGGCCAAGCGTTGCTGCGGTGTTGATGCAGAATTATTCTGATCGATTACTGTTCGTACTAATTGCCGCGGTAGCGATGATCTACCTGATGATATTGCTCAGAAAAGCCGATCATCATCCAACGCCATTAGCTGCTGCCTGA
- a CDS encoding cytosine permease, with protein sequence MSQGNAVPEKQQQERQIYDYEYEPVPAEARKRWYVITLIWLAIGIDISGLFLGTFLSGGLPFSQAVSATLIGSALLGVLAALCANVGYGCGLSTTLLSISVFGKFGGKLIGIFSAVSLVGWFAFQLDFFGAMLQKALLHYHFEPGRFPILLFGMILMALTAIWGVRSLGRLSMFSVPLMLILIVTGIYLAAVDHSTPPTITIKNPISMGSAISYVVSIWIVAASIMSPDIARYAKTRKDAILGAGLGFCFGNSATILVALLLTHLVGSDDLVEIFFSIGLGMSAIVILIFAQWTTNSSNLISASLGLSVVIRALSRPTLVILMAFIGLFFAYNGMINNFTQFLSLLGVIVSPIAGVYLAEYYFFDLSPSKIDISEPKNLNIGAAAAWICGSLVSLLTSTDFFNVLTISSISALDGIMVSMAVYVALRKIFPRVGM encoded by the coding sequence ATGTCTCAAGGGAATGCTGTGCCTGAAAAACAACAACAGGAGCGGCAAATCTATGATTACGAATACGAACCTGTCCCTGCCGAAGCCAGAAAACGCTGGTATGTAATTACGTTAATATGGTTGGCGATCGGAATTGATATTTCAGGTTTGTTCCTTGGTACTTTTTTGAGCGGTGGGTTACCATTTTCTCAGGCCGTCAGTGCTACGCTTATTGGTTCTGCTTTGCTCGGTGTGCTTGCAGCATTATGCGCTAATGTGGGTTATGGCTGTGGACTATCGACGACGTTGTTAAGTATCTCGGTGTTTGGCAAATTTGGCGGCAAACTTATCGGCATATTCTCTGCGGTTTCTTTAGTGGGGTGGTTCGCTTTCCAGCTTGATTTCTTTGGTGCCATGCTACAAAAGGCATTACTTCATTATCATTTTGAACCCGGCCGTTTTCCTATCTTACTATTTGGCATGATACTGATGGCATTAACAGCTATTTGGGGAGTCAGATCATTAGGACGGCTCAGCATGTTTAGCGTTCCTTTAATGCTGATCCTGATAGTAACAGGGATTTATTTGGCCGCAGTTGATCACTCTACACCACCAACAATAACTATTAAAAATCCCATTAGTATGGGAAGCGCAATCTCTTATGTTGTCTCTATCTGGATAGTTGCGGCTAGTATTATGTCCCCTGATATTGCGCGCTACGCCAAAACACGTAAAGACGCCATCTTAGGGGCAGGATTAGGCTTTTGCTTCGGTAATAGCGCGACAATCTTAGTTGCGCTTTTACTGACCCATCTGGTCGGTAGCGATGATCTTGTCGAAATATTCTTTAGTATTGGGCTGGGCATGTCAGCCATTGTGATTTTAATCTTTGCTCAATGGACAACAAATAGCTCAAATCTAATCTCCGCATCGTTAGGGCTCTCTGTGGTTATCCGGGCATTGTCACGACCTACGCTAGTGATTTTGATGGCTTTTATCGGATTATTTTTCGCCTACAACGGGATGATTAATAATTTTACCCAATTTCTCTCATTATTGGGGGTGATAGTTTCACCAATCGCTGGTGTATATCTGGCTGAATATTACTTTTTTGACTTATCACCATCAAAGATCGATATATCAGAACCGAAGAATCTGAACATTGGGGCCGCTGCAGCGTGGATATGCGGAAGTTTGGTTAGCCTCTTGACATCGACAGATTTTTTCAATGTTCTTACTATTAGCTCTATTTCTGCTTTAGATGGAATAATGGTGAGTATGGCGGTATATGTCGCTTTGCGTAAGATATTCCCACGAGTGGGAATGTAA
- a CDS encoding LysR family transcriptional regulator: protein MRLDKLEIRWLKLFCKIVEKQGITNAQTVTGLSQPVLSHYLSRLEDTLGLVLCERGRGGFALTTEGEVVYQEAKSVISTLDDFANRLARIKHQLIGKVKLGCLDNIATHPNNVVSQAISHLYDQSPEVNVEIEIMEYLPLMERLKNGHLDVVLSALPDDIPADIFYQPVFVEHSYFYSLAENAEMIEREWLEGELNPRRLLIGGHAVNEISKQLGSVSKQGYHQTAWHLEGSLLLLLAGTHIGFLPDHYAASWVEKGKLAAVAPDRLKLTSIFYLVRNAKQRLSPVAEALWNNMVDAGQSSLASLDTANSGSS from the coding sequence ATGCGCTTAGATAAACTGGAGATTCGCTGGTTAAAGCTTTTTTGTAAAATCGTTGAAAAACAAGGAATTACCAACGCACAAACCGTAACTGGATTAAGTCAACCCGTCCTAAGCCACTACCTGTCTCGACTCGAGGATACACTTGGGCTTGTTTTGTGTGAACGTGGTCGCGGGGGTTTTGCCTTAACAACGGAAGGTGAAGTGGTCTATCAGGAAGCAAAATCTGTCATTTCCACGCTCGATGATTTCGCTAACAGACTAGCCCGTATCAAACATCAGCTTATAGGTAAAGTAAAACTAGGCTGCTTGGATAATATCGCCACACATCCCAACAACGTTGTATCACAAGCTATATCCCATCTTTATGACCAAAGCCCGGAAGTCAACGTCGAAATCGAAATTATGGAATACCTTCCGCTCATGGAACGGCTAAAAAACGGGCATCTCGATGTTGTTCTAAGCGCCCTACCCGATGACATCCCCGCAGACATTTTCTATCAGCCCGTCTTTGTTGAACATAGCTACTTTTATTCTCTAGCAGAAAATGCTGAGATGATCGAACGTGAATGGCTTGAGGGTGAATTAAATCCTCGCAGGCTGTTAATTGGTGGGCATGCCGTCAACGAGATATCTAAACAGCTAGGTTCTGTATCAAAGCAAGGTTACCACCAGACAGCTTGGCATCTAGAAGGAAGCTTGTTACTTCTGCTCGCGGGAACCCATATTGGTTTTCTTCCCGACCATTATGCAGCATCGTGGGTGGAAAAAGGGAAGCTTGCGGCAGTTGCTCCAGATCGTTTAAAGCTAACCAGCATATTTTATCTGGTACGAAATGCAAAACAACGCCTTAGCCCGGTAGCCGAGGCGCTGTGGAACAATATGGTAGACGCGGGACAAAGCTCGTTGGCCAGCCTTGATACCGCTAACTCAGGCAGCAGCTAA